In Gammaproteobacteria bacterium, the DNA window GGAAGCACGACCGGCGGCCTCGTGCTGGAAGTGACCCGGATGTCCAATGGACGGGTTCTATAGTCAAACAGTTTTTAGATAGTTTGAAAAACCGCTGTTAGTGCATCAAAAAGAGTTTGACAATTTGGAAGAATTTTTTTCAACTTCCCCTTAGAGACTGTACGAAAATAACATATTGATTTTATTATTTTTTTTTTGATAGAATTACCCAAAAAAGCCCAAATTATTTTAGTTTCGAAATTTTTGTTCGAGGTGCGCGATGTCTTGGCCGAAGGAAAAACCGTTTAATCGCTATCCCAGTGATCTTACCGATGCGGAATGGGAGAGGGTTCAACCCCTTTTGGAAGAACGCGAGCCAAATACGCGAGGACGTCCCCGAGAAGTGGATCTCCGCGAGATTTAAATGCAATTTTTTACATCAATAAAACGGGTTGTCAGTGGCGATATCTTCCCAAAGATTTTCCGGCGTATACCACCGTCAGCACTTATTATCATCAATGGATCAATAACGGTGTTTTCGAGAAAATTAACACGGCGCTTCACCAAAAATTTCGTCAAGAAGTAGGGCGAAATGAGACCCCAAGCGCCGCGATCATTGATAGCCAATCGGTGAAAGGCACCCAGGAATGTGCGGATGAAACAGGATTGGATGGAGGCAAGTTAGTTAAAGGAAGAAAAAGGCATATTCTAGTGGATACAATAGACCTGCTCCGAAATATGTAGCATAACTCATTGAACCTCATAGCCATTTCTTAGGTTGCAGAGTCCAGCGACGACCAATATAATTTGATCGCTTACATTATTAAGGCGGTTTCTAAACTTTATTGTTAGTGCACCAAAGTTCTTTAATTGACCGATGAGATGCTCAATGCCAACACGAACCTGACTGATCAGGCGATTTTCTCTTTTCTGTTTTGGCGTCAGCTTCGGATTTGGATGAGTTTTTGACTTGCGTGGTTTTTTATGGGGAATATGAATAGTCCCGATCTTGGGATAGTTTTTTTCGATCCCTTGATAGCCTAAATCGGCCGAAACTTCTACGGATGAAAGCCCCGGTTTTTCAGGGTCCAGTTCTCCTTTTAACATGGCGTAGTCATGCTGATGTCCGGGCGTGGTTGGGCCGATGACATCAATACCCCCTTTAATAGGGGCGATGACCGTGTTTTTGAGGGTATGGGCCTTTCTCTTACCGCTATAATAGTTTTTTTGCCGACGCTTGTTTTTCGGTCGACGACAGGGCCTTTCTGTCGCATCAATCATAATTTTTCTATTTTTTTCAGTATCTTGTTCTTGTTGACTGTCTATCGGCACGATTTTAAGGTGGCGATGAGGTAAAACATGAAGCTCTTTTTCAGCCTGCTTCAAAATCGGGATTAACTTCATCACATTTTCTTGAGCTTTTGACGGACTCATATCAAATAAACAACCTAATACGTCAAAGGTTGGATAGTTTTTTAGATAAAAAAGAAGAAAGAAAAGCTTTAATTCAGGCGTCGACAAAATTCCCCTGCGCCCACCGCCCGGGTGGCGTCGACGTTGTGCCTGCTGTCGGCGATAACGCCGCCGTTTCTCTTCGTTCAAACAGCGTGCAAACACAGGAACAAGTTGATCAAATTCTTGCTGAGAAACCCCGGTCATCGCTCTGAATTGTCGTTCATTACGCACAGCAATCGATTGAAAGTTTCGCATGACGACTCTCCTTTATCTTGAGTTTCCTTACTTCAAATATGGGGACTCTTTCCAAAAATTCAATACCTAACTTATTGACAATAAACATAATCTTATAAAACCTTAGAAAAAAAACAATGATAAATCATTGAAAATTATATAAAAATTATTAAGGAGCGAGTCTAATGGGTTGTCTAATTTATGTCGGGGTGCATGCCGCGAATATTCCGGATGTAAAAGGCGCACCACAGGTATTACAAGGTGGGCTATCCATCGCCAATACGATCCGGAAAGTTTGGGCCGATGG includes these proteins:
- a CDS encoding transposase, whose amino-acid sequence is MGEGSTPFGRTRAKYARTSPRSGSPRDLNAIFYINKTGCQWRYLPKDFPAYTTVSTYYHQWINNGVFEKINTALHQKFRQEVGRNETPSAAIIDSQSVKGTQECADETGLDGGKLVKGRKRHILVDTIDLLRNM
- a CDS encoding transposase family protein, with translation MRNFQSIAVRNERQFRAMTGVSQQEFDQLVPVFARCLNEEKRRRYRRQQAQRRRHPGGGRRGILSTPELKLFFLLFYLKNYPTFDVLGCLFDMSPSKAQENVMKLIPILKQAEKELHVLPHRHLKIVPIDSQQEQDTEKNRKIMIDATERPCRRPKNKRRQKNYYSGKRKAHTLKNTVIAPIKGGIDVIGPTTPGHQHDYAMLKGELDPEKPGLSSVEVSADLGYQGIEKNYPKIGTIHIPHKKPRKSKTHPNPKLTPKQKRENRLISQVRVGIEHLIGQLKNFGALTIKFRNRLNNVSDQIILVVAGLCNLRNGYEVQ